In Patagioenas fasciata isolate bPatFas1 chromosome 18, bPatFas1.hap1, whole genome shotgun sequence, a genomic segment contains:
- the PSMD12 gene encoding 26S proteasome non-ATPase regulatory subunit 12 isoform X1 has protein sequence MAEGGAERADGRIVKMEVDYSATVDQRLPECERLAQEGRLQEVIENLLSLEKQTRTASDMVSTSRILVAIVKMCYEAKDWDALNENIILLSKRRSQLKQAVAKMVQQCCTYVEDITDLPVKLRLIDTLRTVTEGKIYVEIERARLTKTLATIKEQNGEVKEAASILQELQVETYGSMEKKERVEFILEQMRLCLAVKDYIRTQIISKKINTKFFQEENTEKLKLKYYNLMIQLDQHEGSYLSICKHYRAIYDTPCIQAESEKWQQALKSVVLYVILSPYDNEQSDLVHRISSDKKLEEIPKYKDLLKLFTTMELMRWTALVEEYGKELREGSLDSPATDVFGCTEEGEKRWRDLKNRVVEHNIRIMAKYYTRITMKRMAQLLDLSVDESEEFLSNLVVNKTIFAKVDRLAGIINFQRPKDPNNLLNDWSHKLNSLMALVNKTTHLIAKEEMIHNLQ, from the exons ATGGCGgagggcggcgcggagcgggccGACGGCCGGATCGTGAAAATGGAGGTGGATTACAGCGCGACGGTGGATCAGCGGCTGCCCGAGTGCGAGCGGCTGGCGCAG GAAGGAAGATTGCAAGAAGTAATTGAAAACCTTCTctccttggaaaaacaaacacgGACG GCATCCGACATGGTCTCCACATCCCGTATCTTAGTTGCTATAGTGAAAATGTGTTATGAAGCTAAAGACTGGGATGCtcttaatgaaaatattattctgCTGTCAAAGAGAAGAAGTCAGCTAAAACAG GCAGTTGCTAAAATGGTCCAGCAGTGCTGCACTTACGTTGAAGACATCACAGACTTACCAGTCAAACTGCGCTTAATCGACACATTGCGTACGGTTACAGAAGGAAAA ATATATGTGGAAATTGAACGTGCTCGCCTGACAAAGACACTTGCAACAATAAAAGAACAGAATGGTGAAGTGAAAGAGGCTGCCTCCATTTTGCAGGAACTGCAG GTGGAAACCTACGGTTCAATGGAAAAGAAGGAACGTGTAGAATTTATCTTGGAGCAGATGCGACTCTGTCTAGCTGTAAAAGACTATATTCGGACTCAAATTATCAGcaaaaaaattaatacaaaattttttcaagaagaaaatacagaa AAACTAAAGTTGAAATACTACAACTTAATGATCCAGCTGGATCAACACGAAGGCTCCTACCTCTCCATCTGCAAGCACTACAGAGCCATTTACGATACTCCCTGTATCCAGGCTGAAAGTGAAAAGTGGCAGCAG GCACTGAAGAGCGTTGTTCTTTACGTTATTCTTTCACCTTATGACAATGAGCAATCTGATTTGGTGCATAGGATTAGTAGTGACAAAAAGCTAGAAGAAATCCCGAAGTACAA AGACCTCCTCAAACTGTTTACCACCATGGAGCTGATGCGATGGACTGCTCTAGTTGAAGAATATGGGAAAGAGTTGAGAGAAGGATCCCTGGACAGTCCTGCAACAGATGTTTTTGGCTGTACAGAGGAAGGTGAAAAGAGATGGAGAGATCTAAAGAACAGAGTTGTGGAACAT AATATTAGAATAATGGCTAAATATTATACCAGAATTACAATGAAGAGAATGGCACAGCTACTGGATCTGTCCGTTGAC GAATCGGAGGAGTTCCTGTCCAACCTCGTAGTTAATAAGACCATCTTTGCTAAAGTAGACAGGCTGGCAGGAATTATCAATTTTCAGAGGCCTAAGGACCCAAACAATTTACTCAATGACTGGTCTCACAAGCTCAACTCACTAATGGCCCTAGTTAACAAAACCACACATCTCATTGCCAAAGAGGAGATGATACATAACCTGCAGTAA
- the PSMD12 gene encoding 26S proteasome non-ATPase regulatory subunit 12 isoform X2: MAEGGAERADGRIVKMEVDYSATVDQRLPECERLAQEGRLQEVIENLLSLEKQTRTASDMVSTSRILVAIVKMCYEAKDWDALNENIILLSKRRSQLKQAVAKMVQQCCTYVEDITDLPVKLRLIDTLRTVTEGKIYVEIERARLTKTLATIKEQNGEVKEAASILQELQVETYGSMEKKERVEFILEQMRLCLAVKDYIRTQIISKKINTKFFQEENTEKLKLKYYNLMIQLDQHEGSYLSICKHYRAIYDTPCIQAESEKWQQALKSVVLYVILSPYDNEQSDLVHRISSDKKLEEIPKYKDLLKLFTTMELMRWTALVEEYGKELREGSLDSPATDVFGCTEEGEKRWRDLKNRVVEHPATVIFCT; the protein is encoded by the exons ATGGCGgagggcggcgcggagcgggccGACGGCCGGATCGTGAAAATGGAGGTGGATTACAGCGCGACGGTGGATCAGCGGCTGCCCGAGTGCGAGCGGCTGGCGCAG GAAGGAAGATTGCAAGAAGTAATTGAAAACCTTCTctccttggaaaaacaaacacgGACG GCATCCGACATGGTCTCCACATCCCGTATCTTAGTTGCTATAGTGAAAATGTGTTATGAAGCTAAAGACTGGGATGCtcttaatgaaaatattattctgCTGTCAAAGAGAAGAAGTCAGCTAAAACAG GCAGTTGCTAAAATGGTCCAGCAGTGCTGCACTTACGTTGAAGACATCACAGACTTACCAGTCAAACTGCGCTTAATCGACACATTGCGTACGGTTACAGAAGGAAAA ATATATGTGGAAATTGAACGTGCTCGCCTGACAAAGACACTTGCAACAATAAAAGAACAGAATGGTGAAGTGAAAGAGGCTGCCTCCATTTTGCAGGAACTGCAG GTGGAAACCTACGGTTCAATGGAAAAGAAGGAACGTGTAGAATTTATCTTGGAGCAGATGCGACTCTGTCTAGCTGTAAAAGACTATATTCGGACTCAAATTATCAGcaaaaaaattaatacaaaattttttcaagaagaaaatacagaa AAACTAAAGTTGAAATACTACAACTTAATGATCCAGCTGGATCAACACGAAGGCTCCTACCTCTCCATCTGCAAGCACTACAGAGCCATTTACGATACTCCCTGTATCCAGGCTGAAAGTGAAAAGTGGCAGCAG GCACTGAAGAGCGTTGTTCTTTACGTTATTCTTTCACCTTATGACAATGAGCAATCTGATTTGGTGCATAGGATTAGTAGTGACAAAAAGCTAGAAGAAATCCCGAAGTACAA AGACCTCCTCAAACTGTTTACCACCATGGAGCTGATGCGATGGACTGCTCTAGTTGAAGAATATGGGAAAGAGTTGAGAGAAGGATCCCTGGACAGTCCTGCAACAGATGTTTTTGGCTGTACAGAGGAAGGTGAAAAGAGATGGAGAGATCTAAAGAACAGAGTTGTGGAACAT CCCGCTACAGTTATTTTTTGCACATAA